The following coding sequences lie in one Arachis hypogaea cultivar Tifrunner chromosome 4, arahy.Tifrunner.gnm2.J5K5, whole genome shotgun sequence genomic window:
- the LOC112797906 gene encoding receptor-like protein kinase ANXUR2: protein MLGKYLSFCHSEDASSSQKCYLTVIEELCPQFSLADLRKSTNNFDENQVTRRSVFNTVYKGCLKHNGVTDYAVTLKRLKSKSDQWKFRKEIEFHCQLSHPNLDSLIGFCDHKEEKILVYEHMSNGSLYDCLCSKDFELLSWKKRLEICIGAARGLHYLHTGAKRSIFHCDIKPQNILLDSNMVPKLSHLGFSLQGPLLRSKAKPIKVDMMIGTPGFMAPEYVLTKTFTDKCDVYSFGIVLMVVLSTSHKQSFFEKMYMMADSDLFLEEPLSLMTPYVDIPSFLERISVGEIIDPVLLGKIAPECLGVFIDITKRCLSKDANERPDMGEVQVELEQALALQEDEDACPEP from the exons ATGCTTGGCAAATATTTGAGCTTCTGCCATTCAGAGGATGCAAGTTCATCTCAGAAATGCTATCTAACAGTGATTGAAGAGCTATGCCCCCAATTTTCTCTTGCTGATCTTAGGAAATCAACCAACAACTTCGATGAAAACCAAGTAACTAGAAGATCAGTATTTAACACAGTATACAAAGGTTGTCTCAAACATAATGGTGTGACTGATTATGCAGTGACATTGAAGAGGTTGAAAAGTAAATCTGACCAATGGAAGTTCAGGAAGGAAATTGAGTTCCACTGCCAGCTCTCTCATCCTAATTTGGACTCTCTTATAGGATTCTGTGACCACAAAGAAGAGAAGATTCTTGTGTATGAACACATGTCCAATGGCTCTCTCTATGATTGCTTGTGTTCCAAGGATTTCGAGCTACTTTCATGGAAGAAAAGGCTAGAAATATGCATCGGAGCAGCGCGTGGGCTACACTACCTTCACACAGGAGCCAAGCGCTCTATCTTTCACTGTGATATCAAACCTCAAAATATTCTTTTGGATAGCAACATGGTACCAAAACTCTCACATCTTGGATTTTCCTTACAAGGTCCATTATTAAGGTCAAAGGCAAAGCCTATAAAAGTGGACATGATGATTG GTACACCTGGTTTCATGGCACCTGAGTATGTCCTAACCAAAACCTTCACAGATAAATGTGATGTTTATTCCTTTGGGATAGTTTTAATGGTAGTTTTATCCACTAGCCACAAGCAGAGCTTCTTTGAGAAGATGTACATGATGGCCGACTCAGATTTGTTTTTAGAAGAGCCATTGTCTTTAATGACTCCATATGTGGATATACCTAGCTTTTTGGAGAGGATTTCGGTTGGTGAGATTATTGATCCAGTGTTATTGGGAAAGATTGCACCAGAATGTTTGGGAGTATTCATAGATATCACAAAAAGATGCTTAAGTAAAGATGCAAATGAAAGACCAGATATGGGTGAAGTACAAGTTGAACTTGAGCAAGCACTAGCActacaagaggatgaagatgcATGCCCGGAACCATGA
- the LOC112797907 gene encoding receptor-like protein kinase ANXUR2: MVLKCLCFGDWKKGNASCSSKKQYPTVIEELCHPFSFHDLRKSTNNFDQKLIIGERALNKVYKGYLNHNNNNNGAAATDYTVALKVMTVPLEFKKEVEMLCQLHHPNIISLIGFCHHGKEKIAVYEYTDNGTLHDYLNNKDKEPLSWKKRLDICIGVARALHYLHSGVKRAVFHRDINPINILLDRNMMPKLANFVISLQGGLSTLKPKQIKVDKIVGTSALMAPEYAIHGIVTDKCDVYSFGLVLLHMVGHNVLNYLIQHEEYILEETLDPILKGKIAPECWQVFTSVIQSCLEYEADERPTMGEVEVLLEHALSLQQQADIIRNAACYTLSSTTPCYCRQRYNNHESLPR, translated from the coding sequence ATGGTTCTTAAATGTTTATGCTTTGGTGATTGGAAGAAGGGGAATGCAAGTTGTTCATCTAAGAAACAATATCCAACAGTAATAGAAGAGCTATGCCATCCCTTTTCCTTTCATGATCTTAGAAAGTCAACCAACAACTTTGACCAGAAACTAATAATTGGGGAAAGAGCCCTTAATAAGGTTTATAAAGGTTATCTcaaccataataataataataatggtgctGCTGCAACTGATTATACGGTGGCATTGAAGGTGATGACTGTTCCCCTTGAATTCAAGAAGGAAGTCGAGATGCTATGTCAGCTTCATCACCCAAATATAATATCTCTTATAGGCTTCTGCCACCATGGAAAGGAAAAGATTGCTGTGTACGAGtacacagacaatggaacactcCATGATTACTTGAATAACAAGGACAAAGAACCACTGTCATGGAAGAAAAGACTAGACATCTGCATCGGAGTAGCACGTGCTCTACACTACCTTCACTCTGGAGTTAAGCGTGCAGTCTTTCATCGTGACATAAATCCAATTAATATTCTTTTGGATAGGAATATGATGCCCAAACTTGCCAATTTTGTGATATCATTGCAGGGAGGGCTCTCTACATTGAAGCCAAAGCAAATCAAAGTAGATAAGATTGTAGGTACATCTGCATTGATGGCTCCGGAGTATGCTATACACGGTATTGTTACTGATAAATGTGATGTTTACTCCTTTGGTTTGGTTCTACTACACATGGTAGGCCATAATGTGTTGAACTACTTAATTCAACATGAAGAGTACATTCTTGAGGAGACACTAGATCCAATTCTGAAAGGAAAGATTGCGCCAGAATGTTGGCAAGTATTCACTAGTGTCATACAAAGTTGCTTGGAGTATGAAGCAGATGAGCGACCAACAATGGGGGAAGTAGAGGTATTGCTTGAGCATGCTCTCTCGTTGCAGCAACAAGCTGATATTATAAGGAATGCTGCTTGCTATACCTTATCATCCACTACCCCTTGTTATTGTCGACAGCGATATAATAATCATGAATCACTACCCAGATAG